In the genome of Carnobacterium viridans, one region contains:
- the argS gene encoding arginine--tRNA ligase, which yields MDYKLGVAQALKEQIGDALPIKKIVGLLENPKSAEHGDIAFPAFALAKAFRKAPQQIATELGETVHSPIVEKIEVVGPYLNFFLNKKEVSAAVLKEILEKGPHYGDADIGGNRNVPIDMSSPNIAKPISMGHLRSTVIGNALANILTKVGFNPIKINHLGDWGTQFGKLIVGYKLWGSEEAVKKDPIVELLRLYVKFHEEAEEKPELDDEAREWFKKLEDGDQEAQQLWKWFREESLKEFNHVYERLNITFDSFNGEAFYNDKMQEVMELLEEKNVLTVNDGATIVDLEKYNLNPALIKKSDGATLYITRDLAAAIYRKRTYDFAMSLYVVGNEQSNHFKQLKAVLKEMSYDWSDNMHHIPFGLITQGGKKLSTRKGKIVLLEEVLDDAVASALEQIEEKNTDLPNKEVIADQVGIGAVVFHDLKNDRLNNFDFTIEEVVRFEGETGPYVQYTRARAMSILRKSGIAGIDTTVDYPLDDAYSWEIIKLLESYPDDVQRAYEKFEPSVIAKHAIHLAQAFNKYYANSKVLADDAQKPARLALVQSVATILKEDLRLLGVQAPDQM from the coding sequence ATGGATTATAAATTAGGTGTTGCACAAGCTTTAAAAGAACAAATTGGTGATGCATTACCAATTAAAAAAATCGTCGGTTTATTAGAAAATCCAAAATCTGCAGAACATGGTGATATTGCTTTCCCTGCCTTTGCTTTAGCAAAAGCTTTTCGCAAGGCACCTCAACAAATTGCAACTGAATTAGGGGAAACAGTTCATTCACCTATTGTTGAAAAAATTGAGGTTGTTGGACCTTATCTAAACTTCTTTTTAAATAAAAAGGAAGTTAGTGCTGCCGTATTAAAAGAGATCCTTGAAAAAGGCCCACACTACGGAGATGCTGATATCGGTGGAAACAGAAATGTTCCTATTGATATGTCCTCACCCAATATTGCCAAACCCATTTCAATGGGCCACTTACGCTCAACTGTTATCGGAAATGCGTTAGCAAATATTCTAACAAAAGTAGGTTTCAATCCTATTAAAATCAATCACCTTGGGGACTGGGGAACTCAATTTGGAAAATTGATCGTTGGTTACAAACTTTGGGGCAGCGAAGAAGCTGTAAAAAAAGATCCGATTGTCGAACTTTTACGCTTATATGTAAAATTCCATGAAGAAGCAGAAGAAAAACCTGAATTAGATGACGAAGCTCGTGAATGGTTTAAAAAATTAGAAGATGGCGATCAAGAAGCTCAGCAACTATGGAAATGGTTCCGTGAAGAATCTCTTAAAGAATTTAATCATGTCTACGAACGTTTAAACATTACTTTTGATTCTTTTAATGGTGAAGCTTTCTATAACGACAAAATGCAAGAAGTTATGGAATTACTAGAAGAAAAAAATGTATTGACCGTGAATGACGGTGCTACTATCGTCGATTTAGAAAAATACAACTTAAATCCAGCATTGATTAAAAAATCTGATGGCGCAACTTTGTACATCACGCGTGATTTAGCTGCAGCCATTTATCGTAAACGGACGTATGATTTTGCAATGTCTTTATATGTTGTTGGTAATGAACAAAGCAACCATTTCAAACAATTAAAAGCTGTATTAAAAGAAATGAGTTATGACTGGTCGGATAATATGCACCACATCCCATTCGGACTGATCACACAAGGCGGTAAAAAATTATCTACTCGTAAAGGAAAAATCGTTTTACTTGAGGAAGTTTTAGATGATGCTGTTGCTTCTGCACTCGAACAAATTGAAGAAAAAAATACAGATCTGCCAAATAAAGAAGTCATTGCTGACCAAGTTGGGATTGGTGCTGTTGTCTTCCATGATCTAAAAAATGATCGTTTAAATAATTTTGACTTTACTATCGAAGAAGTTGTTCGTTTTGAAGGAGAAACCGGTCCTTATGTGCAATACACAAGAGCCCGTGCAATGAGTATCTTAAGAAAGTCTGGGATTGCTGGAATCGATACAACTGTTGACTATCCTTTAGATGATGCTTATAGCTGGGAAATTATCAAATTACTAGAAAGCTACCCAGATGATGTTCAACGTGCTTATGAAAAATTTGAGCCTTCTGTTATTGCTAAACATGCTATCCATTTAGCTCAAGCATTCAATAAATACTATGCAAACAGTAAAGTACTTGCTGATGATGCTCAAAAACCTGCTCGTTTAGCTCTTGTTCAATCTGTTGCAACAATTTTGAAAGAAGATTTAAGATTATTAGGTGTTCAAGCACCCGATCAAATGTAA
- a CDS encoding acyl-CoA thioesterase yields the protein MNEKRPVKRCRESLVVQTHRIFPNQLNNHGTLFGGELMSMLDVAASIAVTRHARSQSVTASTDSVDFLHPIQRNDAITIEAFVSGVGKSSVEVFCKVIGENLLTGEQYLAVTAFLTFVAFKTDKSKAIVPLIEPETEEESFICNGYEERNKNRFIKREFNKQFAQKITLTNSWMDED from the coding sequence ATGAATGAAAAAAGACCTGTTAAAAGATGTCGCGAATCATTAGTGGTTCAAACGCATAGGATCTTCCCAAATCAATTGAACAATCACGGAACATTATTTGGAGGAGAACTTATGAGTATGTTGGATGTTGCAGCTTCGATAGCCGTGACCAGACACGCTCGATCGCAATCTGTAACAGCTTCAACGGATTCAGTAGATTTTTTGCATCCCATTCAACGAAATGATGCGATTACTATTGAAGCTTTTGTTTCAGGTGTTGGAAAATCATCTGTAGAAGTTTTTTGTAAAGTTATCGGAGAGAATTTGCTTACTGGAGAGCAATATTTAGCGGTCACAGCTTTTTTAACATTTGTAGCCTTTAAAACCGATAAAAGTAAAGCCATCGTACCTTTGATCGAACCTGAGACAGAAGAAGAATCGTTTATCTGCAATGGATACGAAGAGCGGAATAAAAACCGCTTTATTAAAAGAGAATTCAATAAACAATTTGCTCAAAAGATTACATTAACGAACTCTTGGATGGATGAAGACTAA
- a CDS encoding thiolase family protein has product MPRLKTEDPIVIVGAARTPIGAYLGGLKTIPTGELGAVALKEAIKRAGLTNEEIDEVIAGQAMGTQEESNIGRVIGLKAGLRQQSTGMTVNRICGSGIQSAISAVQELMTMDVNFIAAGGVESLSRSEYYLPLESRWEGFKAGNFTVIDANLALHQHAQPNAQYPEVHHMGDTAEKIAEKYTITREEQDAYAMDSQRKAAQASDNGRLAQEIVPIEVKGRKGSITVIDADEHPRPGTNMESLARLKPAFRKDGKGTITAGNASGLNDGAAFEIFTKTSVAKERGLDVMAKIVDFAIAGCDPNVMGLGPVYAINKVLAQSNLTLEDIDILEINEAFSAQILGCMKELGIEPGSKMYKRLNPNGGAVALGHPLGMSGARIITSVCYEFKNHPEKKYAIASACIGGGQGIALLLENGSV; this is encoded by the coding sequence ATGCCAAGATTAAAAACTGAAGATCCCATTGTTATTGTTGGAGCAGCGCGTACACCAATTGGTGCTTATTTAGGTGGGTTAAAAACTATTCCTACTGGAGAACTAGGAGCGGTTGCGCTCAAAGAGGCTATTAAACGAGCTGGGTTAACGAATGAAGAGATAGATGAAGTCATAGCTGGTCAAGCAATGGGAACACAAGAGGAAAGCAATATTGGACGAGTTATCGGATTGAAGGCTGGCTTGAGACAGCAATCGACGGGCATGACAGTAAATAGGATTTGTGGTTCAGGTATTCAATCGGCTATTTCAGCGGTGCAAGAATTGATGACAATGGATGTCAATTTCATTGCTGCTGGTGGAGTGGAAAGTCTGTCTCGTTCAGAGTATTATTTACCTCTTGAATCGAGATGGGAAGGCTTTAAAGCCGGAAATTTTACTGTTATTGATGCAAACTTAGCACTTCATCAGCATGCTCAACCCAATGCACAATACCCTGAAGTTCATCACATGGGAGACACTGCAGAAAAAATTGCTGAAAAATATACAATTACTAGAGAAGAACAAGATGCTTATGCAATGGATAGCCAACGAAAAGCTGCCCAAGCCAGTGACAATGGGCGGCTTGCTCAAGAAATTGTTCCGATTGAAGTAAAAGGGCGCAAAGGAAGTATAACTGTCATTGATGCAGATGAACACCCTAGACCAGGAACAAATATGGAAAGCTTAGCTCGATTAAAACCGGCTTTTCGTAAAGATGGTAAAGGTACGATCACTGCTGGAAACGCTTCTGGGTTGAATGACGGGGCAGCTTTTGAGATTTTTACTAAAACTTCTGTTGCAAAAGAGCGTGGACTAGATGTAATGGCTAAAATTGTTGATTTTGCAATAGCTGGGTGTGATCCAAATGTAATGGGATTGGGCCCCGTTTATGCGATCAATAAAGTTTTGGCACAGTCTAATTTAACACTTGAAGATATTGATATTTTAGAAATCAATGAAGCTTTTTCCGCTCAAATACTGGGTTGTATGAAAGAATTAGGCATTGAACCTGGTTCAAAAATGTATAAACGCTTGAATCCAAATGGTGGAGCTGTAGCATTAGGTCATCCTTTAGGAATGTCAGGGGCTCGTATCATTACGTCAGTTTGTTATGAATTTAAAAATCACCCTGAAAAAAAATATGCCATTGCATCAGCTTGTATTGGTGGCGGTCAAGGAATCGCTTTATTATTAGAGAATGGATCTGTTTAA
- the trmL gene encoding tRNA (uridine(34)/cytosine(34)/5-carboxymethylaminomethyluridine(34)-2'-O)-methyltransferase TrmL has protein sequence MTNHIALFEPQIPANTGNIARTCAATNTQLHLIEPLGFQTDDKHLKRAGLDYWNEVHITYHKNLAAFMEVAQNGQLHLITKFGHRVYSDVNYAATEGDHYFLFGKETTGLPEEFMREHEEDCLRIPMNDEHVRSLNLSNTAAILIYEALRQQGFEGMELAHHYDNDKLD, from the coding sequence ATGACAAACCACATTGCTTTATTTGAACCGCAAATACCTGCAAATACTGGAAATATAGCTCGAACGTGTGCAGCTACAAATACACAGTTGCATTTGATCGAACCTTTAGGATTTCAAACGGATGATAAACATTTAAAAAGAGCCGGATTGGATTATTGGAATGAAGTCCATATCACGTATCATAAAAATCTAGCAGCATTTATGGAAGTCGCTCAAAATGGTCAATTGCATTTGATCACAAAATTTGGTCATCGCGTCTATAGTGATGTTAATTATGCCGCAACTGAAGGCGATCATTATTTTCTATTTGGCAAAGAAACGACTGGTTTGCCAGAAGAATTTATGCGCGAACACGAAGAGGATTGTTTGCGTATACCAATGAATGACGAGCATGTACGGTCATTGAATTTATCCAATACAGCGGCTATTTTAATTTATGAGGCTCTTCGTCAACAAGGTTTTGAAGGTATGGAATTAGCCCATCATTACGATAACGACAAACTGGATTAA
- the queG gene encoding tRNA epoxyqueuosine(34) reductase QueG: MVEEATSLKEKIIEESKRIGIDKIGFTTADPFDDLEEKLEKQQELGHHSGFEHKVIKERIYPELIFKSPRSIISIALAYPTKMDAPPPRVKGERRGEFARASWGTDYHDILRDKMNQLIAYIRREAGETVTYKPMVDTGELVDVVVAQRAGLGFIGRNGLLITEEFGSYVYLAEIITNLDFSSDTLVPFGCGDCTRCVDACPTGALLGDGRINAKQCLSYQTQTKGMMEEQFRRKMGHVIYGCDICQIVCPYNKGKNVHFHPEMEPDPESVMPKLKPLLTISNRDFKEQFGHMSGSWRGKKPLQRNAIIALGNYRDKSALPDLFRCIEEDIRPVIRGTAAWSIAKIVSARDELVIEFLEEALTKEEDKEAYYEIQQAIETIKSKKEEKR; this comes from the coding sequence ATGGTTGAAGAAGCAACTTCATTAAAAGAAAAAATTATTGAAGAAAGTAAACGAATCGGAATAGATAAAATTGGATTTACAACAGCCGATCCATTTGATGATTTAGAAGAAAAATTAGAGAAGCAGCAAGAACTGGGGCATCATTCTGGTTTTGAACATAAAGTCATTAAAGAACGGATTTACCCCGAGTTGATATTTAAAAGTCCTCGTTCGATTATTTCGATTGCTTTAGCTTATCCTACGAAAATGGATGCTCCCCCGCCTCGAGTGAAGGGAGAACGTCGTGGTGAATTTGCACGAGCTTCTTGGGGAACCGACTATCATGATATCTTACGAGATAAAATGAATCAATTGATTGCATATATCCGTCGTGAAGCGGGAGAAACTGTTACGTATAAACCTATGGTAGATACCGGAGAACTGGTGGATGTAGTAGTTGCGCAGCGTGCAGGGTTAGGTTTTATCGGAAGAAATGGCTTACTGATCACGGAAGAATTTGGTTCCTATGTTTATTTAGCAGAAATTATTACAAATCTTGATTTTTCATCAGATACTCTTGTCCCTTTTGGGTGCGGAGATTGTACGCGTTGTGTGGATGCTTGTCCTACCGGAGCGTTACTTGGGGATGGACGGATCAATGCCAAACAATGTCTCTCCTACCAAACCCAGACAAAAGGGATGATGGAAGAACAATTCAGACGGAAGATGGGACATGTTATTTACGGATGTGACATTTGTCAAATTGTTTGTCCATACAATAAAGGGAAAAATGTTCATTTCCATCCTGAGATGGAACCAGATCCTGAGAGTGTTATGCCAAAGCTCAAACCATTGCTGACGATTAGCAATCGAGATTTTAAAGAACAATTTGGCCATATGTCCGGTTCTTGGCGTGGGAAAAAACCACTGCAACGTAATGCTATTATTGCATTAGGCAACTACCGAGACAAATCAGCTTTACCAGATTTATTCCGCTGTATTGAAGAAGATATTCGTCCTGTAATCAGAGGAACAGCGGCTTGGTCAATAGCAAAAATCGTTTCTGCTAGAGATGAATTGGTCATTGAGTTTCTAGAAGAGGCATTAACAAAAGAAGAAGACAAAGAAGCCTATTATGAAATACAACAGGCGATTGAAACGATTAAAAGTAAAAAAGAGGAAAAAAGATAA
- a CDS encoding methyltransferase domain-containing protein encodes MKKIEAAALFMKENSELFQCPVCEAVFSKTDGNSLSCVNGHLFDISKKGTLYFLLKGTKNEYDKEMLSSRFNIATAGLFHPLLDDLYPSIAEKENGHTLDVGCGEGSQLDYLTELGLKGQKIGFDISKDAIQLAAAHFSSAFWCVADLAQSPFATQQYDTILNIFSPSNYKEFNRLLKKGGQVIKVVPEKEYLIELRQLFYRDQEEKQTYSNEVVIAKFKEHFPLMKIEKIKYSFDLTPSLFADLMKMTPLSWGASPEAKEYAIEHPLKKITIDVCVLIGQKQGAL; translated from the coding sequence ATGAAGAAAATAGAAGCAGCAGCATTGTTTATGAAAGAAAATAGTGAGTTGTTTCAGTGTCCAGTTTGTGAAGCAGTATTTAGCAAGACAGACGGAAATAGTTTGAGTTGTGTAAATGGACATCTTTTTGATATTTCAAAAAAAGGCACCCTTTATTTCTTATTAAAAGGGACAAAAAATGAGTATGATAAGGAAATGTTATCTTCACGATTTAACATTGCAACTGCAGGCTTATTTCATCCCTTATTAGATGATCTGTATCCAAGCATTGCTGAAAAAGAAAATGGGCATACTTTAGATGTTGGCTGCGGAGAAGGTTCTCAACTAGATTATTTAACAGAGTTAGGGTTAAAGGGTCAAAAAATTGGTTTTGATATCTCTAAAGATGCTATTCAATTAGCAGCAGCTCATTTTTCGAGTGCTTTTTGGTGTGTTGCGGATTTAGCGCAATCACCGTTTGCTACACAACAATACGATACGATATTAAATATTTTTTCACCTTCAAATTACAAAGAATTTAATCGTCTTTTAAAAAAAGGGGGACAAGTCATTAAAGTGGTTCCTGAGAAAGAGTATTTGATTGAGTTAAGACAATTATTTTACCGTGATCAAGAAGAAAAGCAAACTTATTCAAATGAAGTCGTGATTGCGAAATTTAAAGAACATTTTCCGTTGATGAAAATTGAAAAAATCAAGTATTCATTCGATTTAACGCCATCATTATTTGCAGACTTAATGAAGATGACTCCTTTAAGTTGGGGTGCCAGTCCAGAAGCCAAAGAATATGCCATAGAACATCCACTAAAAAAAATCACTATTGATGTTTGTGTCTTAATTGGACAAAAACAAGGTGCTTTGTGA
- a CDS encoding DUF2188 domain-containing protein, with protein MPWDMNDYPASLKNFDPLLRKKTIEIANALLANGYEDDRAIPIAISQAKSWMEDASRDEKDAFDKEKNPKKKDQHDTSSANPKLLDNPVEVFYEDDHWSVKTKEAKRASDTFDKKNDAISRANEIAANKDSEVIIYKKDGTRQH; from the coding sequence ATGCCATGGGATATGAACGACTACCCTGCTTCATTAAAGAATTTTGACCCACTATTACGAAAGAAAACAATTGAAATTGCTAATGCTCTTTTAGCTAATGGGTATGAAGATGACCGTGCGATTCCAATTGCGATCTCGCAAGCTAAATCGTGGATGGAAGATGCTTCTAGAGATGAAAAAGACGCTTTTGATAAAGAAAAGAACCCTAAAAAAAAGGATCAGCACGATACTTCAAGTGCTAATCCCAAGTTACTAGACAATCCTGTTGAAGTCTTTTATGAAGACGATCATTGGTCGGTCAAAACAAAAGAAGCCAAACGAGCTAGCGATACATTTGATAAAAAAAATGATGCCATAAGTCGTGCTAATGAAATTGCTGCAAATAAAGACTCTGAAGTCATCATCTATAAAAAAGATGGTACTAGACAACATTAA
- a CDS encoding YtxH domain-containing protein — MSKGTFLFGAAIGGAAAYVAAYLFTPKSGEEYQLELRDKAEMLKETSSDYMSIAKERGGDFKAIATDAAVGLKTDMQLASKQLTEQLKMDSQILKADLKDVKDGVPGSKETLKANLSEAVNEAKYTAVSLKDQVSQTTSEAKDISKAVVDEAKMEINETKAENNPVDTF; from the coding sequence ATGTCAAAAGGAACATTTTTATTTGGAGCAGCAATAGGAGGAGCGGCAGCATATGTAGCAGCTTACTTATTTACACCTAAATCTGGAGAAGAGTATCAATTAGAACTAAGAGATAAAGCAGAAATGCTTAAAGAAACATCTAGCGATTATATGTCGATTGCTAAAGAACGTGGCGGAGATTTTAAAGCTATTGCAACAGATGCAGCAGTTGGCTTGAAAACAGATATGCAATTAGCCTCAAAACAATTAACAGAACAACTTAAAATGGACTCTCAAATTCTAAAAGCAGATTTGAAAGACGTTAAGGATGGCGTACCTGGAAGCAAAGAAACGTTAAAAGCTAATTTAAGTGAGGCCGTAAATGAAGCAAAATATACTGCTGTAAGTTTGAAAGATCAAGTCAGTCAAACAACTTCAGAAGCAAAAGATATTTCAAAAGCGGTTGTGGATGAAGCAAAAATGGAAATTAATGAAACCAAAGCAGAAAATAATCCAGTTGATACATTTTAA
- a CDS encoding aminotransferase, with the protein MKQSAEELKKYYDHLKVSYDKFVEQPLKLNIKRGIPSKEQLQLSEPMLDVFSSSSDFMSQGNVDIRNYGELTGIYEAKKLFSELLETNLDEILIGGNSSLSLMHLAIVSNLFSRNKGTLSNETIKFLCPSPGYDRHFSMTENLGIEMISIELKEDGPDMDEVERLVKDDAAIKGIWCVPTYSNPTGITYSDEVVDRLANMKTMSEDFMVLWDNAYLVHHLTNDKHAAKNLLSACKAAGNPDRAWMFCSTSKITFPGAGVSALGASKRNIDLVAKELSFQTIGFDKINQMRHVKFLKNKNHIAQHMDDHARILKPKFDLINQKLTDYFADKDYVEWTEPKGGYFVHLTTKNGCATDIVHALAEIGVAITEAGATYPYGDNPKDNSIRLAPTPVSLEDLDAAMDAICLCIEFISLKKE; encoded by the coding sequence ATGAAACAATCAGCAGAAGAGTTAAAAAAATATTATGATCATTTAAAAGTAAGCTATGACAAATTTGTAGAACAACCGTTGAAGTTAAATATAAAAAGAGGTATACCGAGTAAGGAACAATTACAATTATCAGAACCTATGTTAGATGTATTTTCTTCCTCGTCAGATTTTATGAGTCAAGGTAACGTAGATATTCGCAATTATGGAGAATTAACGGGTATTTATGAAGCTAAAAAGTTGTTTTCTGAACTTTTAGAAACCAATTTAGATGAGATTCTGATTGGTGGAAACTCCAGTTTAAGTTTAATGCACTTAGCCATCGTATCTAATCTATTTTCCAGAAATAAAGGCACTCTTTCTAACGAAACCATTAAGTTTTTATGCCCCAGCCCAGGATATGATCGCCACTTTTCAATGACAGAAAACTTAGGCATTGAGATGATCTCGATTGAATTAAAAGAAGATGGTCCTGATATGGATGAAGTAGAAAGACTTGTAAAAGATGATGCAGCTATAAAAGGAATTTGGTGTGTTCCTACGTATAGTAATCCAACAGGCATAACTTACTCAGATGAAGTAGTTGATCGCTTAGCCAATATGAAGACAATGTCAGAGGATTTTATGGTTCTTTGGGATAATGCCTATCTTGTGCATCATTTGACGAACGATAAGCATGCAGCTAAAAATTTATTAAGTGCTTGTAAGGCTGCTGGGAATCCAGACCGCGCATGGATGTTCTGTTCAACATCAAAAATCACTTTTCCGGGTGCCGGTGTATCAGCTTTAGGAGCAAGTAAACGTAATATTGACTTAGTAGCAAAAGAACTTTCTTTTCAAACGATTGGATTTGATAAAATCAATCAAATGCGCCATGTGAAGTTTTTAAAAAATAAAAATCACATTGCTCAACATATGGACGACCATGCACGTATTTTAAAACCAAAATTTGATTTGATCAATCAGAAATTAACCGATTATTTTGCAGATAAAGATTATGTGGAGTGGACAGAACCAAAAGGCGGTTATTTTGTTCATTTGACGACCAAAAATGGATGTGCAACCGATATTGTTCATGCATTAGCTGAAATTGGCGTAGCCATAACAGAAGCAGGTGCAACTTATCCATACGGTGATAATCCTAAAGATAACAGTATACGTTTAGCACCAACTCCAGTATCACTAGAGGATTTAGATGCAGCAATGGACGCCATTTGTTTATGTATTGAATTTATTAGTTTGAAAAAAGAATGA
- a CDS encoding OadG-related small transporter subunit — translation MFDIDYTALHQGLELMGYGMVGIFMVLGLLFLACTGLVKWLSKKN, via the coding sequence ATGTTTGATATTGACTATACAGCCTTACATCAAGGTTTGGAATTAATGGGGTATGGAATGGTTGGTATTTTTATGGTTTTGGGGCTTCTTTTCTTAGCTTGTACGGGTTTAGTCAAATGGTTGTCCAAGAAGAATTAA
- a CDS encoding sodium ion-translocating decarboxylase subunit beta, producing the protein MSTFFSGLLSISIGQIIMMAIGACLMYLGIKKKFEPTLLVPMGIGTLLVNFPQSGLITQLVNNQEQEGIFDVLFDFGIATELFPLLIFIGIGAMIDFGPLLQKPILLLFGASAQFGIFFTILVAVIFGFDILEAASIGIIGAADGPTSIFVALQLAPQLLGPITVAAYSYMALVPIIQPLAIKAVTTKKERLIRMHYTSSSISKTVRILFPIVVIIVSGFIAPVSLPLVGFLMFGNLLRECGVLDRLSHTAQNELVNIVSILLGLTISVKMTAELFLTIDSLLIIGFGLIAFIMDTVAGVIFAKFINLFRKEKINPMIGAAGISAFPMSARVIQKLAQEEDKENFVLMHAAGANVSGQIASVIAGGLLLGYFS; encoded by the coding sequence TTGAGTACTTTTTTTTCTGGCTTATTATCCATTTCAATTGGACAAATCATTATGATGGCCATTGGGGCATGCTTAATGTACCTAGGCATTAAGAAAAAATTTGAACCGACTTTGCTGGTTCCTATGGGCATTGGAACACTGTTGGTTAATTTTCCGCAATCTGGGTTAATTACTCAACTAGTAAATAATCAAGAACAAGAAGGCATATTCGATGTTTTGTTTGATTTTGGTATTGCGACAGAATTATTTCCGCTGTTGATTTTTATTGGGATTGGAGCGATGATCGATTTTGGACCATTGCTGCAAAAACCGATTTTATTACTATTTGGAGCTTCTGCTCAATTTGGGATCTTTTTTACGATCTTAGTTGCGGTTATTTTTGGTTTTGATATTTTAGAAGCTGCTTCGATCGGCATTATCGGTGCGGCAGATGGACCTACCTCTATTTTTGTGGCGTTGCAGTTAGCCCCACAACTATTAGGGCCTATTACTGTAGCCGCTTATTCCTATATGGCTTTAGTACCGATTATCCAACCACTAGCAATCAAGGCTGTAACGACAAAGAAAGAACGTTTGATAAGGATGCATTATACCTCATCATCTATCTCTAAAACTGTTCGTATCCTTTTCCCCATCGTTGTTATCATTGTATCCGGATTTATAGCACCAGTTTCGCTACCATTAGTTGGTTTTTTGATGTTTGGGAACTTGCTAAGAGAATGTGGGGTCTTAGATCGATTAAGCCATACTGCTCAAAATGAGTTAGTAAACATTGTTAGTATTTTACTAGGGTTAACCATTTCAGTTAAAATGACGGCAGAATTATTTTTAACTATAGATTCTTTATTAATTATTGGGTTTGGATTGATTGCATTTATTATGGATACCGTTGCTGGGGTAATATTTGCCAAATTTATTAATCTATTTCGTAAAGAAAAAATTAATCCTATGATTGGTGCGGCGGGCATTTCTGCATTTCCGATGTCTGCTCGAGTTATCCAAAAATTGGCTCAAGAAGAAGACAAAGAGAATTTTGTCTTGATGCATGCGGCAGGAGCAAATGTTTCAGGACAGATAGCTTCAGTAATCGCCGGCGGTTTATTACTAGGATACTTTTCATGA
- a CDS encoding biotin/lipoyl-containing protein: MKNYEITVNGKVYQVSIKEIAGELNKNKEKEPTSSAKSNENQSDEVTISAPMPGRILSVKVQENQTVNAGETVCLLEAMKMENEIVASVDGVVSQIKVHSNQAVEAGEVLLLITPN, translated from the coding sequence ATGAAAAATTATGAGATAACAGTAAATGGTAAAGTATATCAGGTTTCAATAAAGGAAATTGCAGGGGAACTGAACAAAAATAAAGAAAAGGAGCCCACAAGCTCTGCTAAAAGCAACGAGAATCAGTCGGATGAAGTAACGATTTCAGCTCCTATGCCAGGAAGAATTTTGTCTGTTAAGGTACAAGAAAATCAAACCGTAAATGCTGGAGAAACGGTCTGTCTATTAGAAGCAATGAAGATGGAGAATGAAATTGTAGCGTCGGTTGATGGTGTCGTCTCGCAAATAAAGGTTCACTCTAATCAAGCGGTAGAAGCTGGCGAAGTTTTGCTCTTAATTACTCCAAATTAA